A single region of the Raphanus sativus cultivar WK10039 chromosome 1, ASM80110v3, whole genome shotgun sequence genome encodes:
- the LOC108849412 gene encoding uncharacterized protein LOC108849412 produces MFGFLFHRWRKASKCKKLLQQLQSRLSLLKNKNYAISRHLRDDIALFIRINDHTRALLRTKQLLLVQNSISVYDLLLRFSEFILLHFSSIRKRRLFIIFCLELVNDDINEAVSSLVFASSRCGELPELVSIRELFVQRYGQNYVTKALQLFPGHLVNLQIKEKLSVTTVPEDLKSALLDEIAKEYGLRLEMLRLEYTHEVDKQVNEEEDTKVIDSDLNSCSDDQSPEVYKFSLTDVEEEKSKEERSMEDDYIDEDQVGEDDHRVFRFRESSEEERPSLSSSSSSSSLSSRRFKDMESLRYYKRREKIRPRRRSSSSSNCYHIVYNVFWVKNEEEEKKVRNRLLPKHVHPKLPDYDQIAAQFKALRTQQRMHS; encoded by the exons ATGTTTGGTTTCTTGTTCCATCGATGGCGGAAAGCTTCCAAATGTAAAAAACTGTTGCAGCAGCTTCAGTCTCGTCTTAGCTTACTCAAGAACAAGAACTACGCAATTTCAAGACATTTACGTGATGACATTGCTCTCTTCATCCGCATCAATGATCACACACGAGCTCTCCTTCGGACCAAACAGCTACTCCTTGTCCAAAACTCCATTTCAGTCTATGATTTGTTGCTTCGGTTCTCTGAGTTTATCCTTCTCCACTTCTCCTCCATTAGGAAACGCAGgttatttatcattttttgcTT AGAGTTGGTTAATGACGACATTAACGAAGCGGTTTCAAGTCTTGTATTTGCTTCTTCGAGGTGTGGTGAATTACCTGAGCTAGTTAGCATCAGAGAGCTCTTTGTTCAACGTTACGGTCAAAACTACGTAACAAAGGCTCTTCAGCTTTTCCCTGGACATCTTGTGAACCTCCAG ATCAAAGAGAAACTGTCGGTAACTACGGTGCCAGAGGATTTGAAGTCTGCATTGTTGGATGAAATAGCAAAAGAATATGGTCTACGTTTAGAAATGTTAAGGCTGGAATATACACATGAAGTTGATAAGCAG GTAAATGAAGAGGAAGATACGAAAGTAATTGATTCAGATTTAAATAGTTGCTCTGATGATCAGTCACCAGAAGTGTATAAATTTAGCCTCACTGAtgtggaagaagagaagagcaagGAAGAGAGATCAATGGAGGATGATTACATAGATGAGGATCAAGTTGGAGAAGATGATCATAGAGTATTCAGATTCAGAGAAAGTAGTGAAGAAGAGAGACCATcactctcatcatcatcatcatcatcatcattatcatcaaGAAGGTTTAAGGACATGGAAAGTTTGAGGTACTATAAGAGGAGAGAAAAAATTCGTCCAAGGagaagatcatcatcatcatcaaactgTTATCATATAGTATACAATGTGTTTTGGGTgaagaatgaagaggaagaaaagaAAGTAAGAAATAGATTGTTACCCAAACATGTTCATCCCAAGCTTCCTGATTACGACCAAATTGCTGCTCAGTTTAAAGCCCTTAGGACACAGCAACGTATGCATTCTTAA
- the LOC130494242 gene encoding probable LRR receptor-like protein kinase At1g51890 → MKFLFWFLPFLIRAFDILELVQAQDQSGFISLDCGLVPKETNYVEKSTNITYRSDFNYIETGVTKKINDAYTTQFQQQTWSLRSFPDGQRNCYTFNLTANRKYLIRGTFIYGNYDDLNQLPIFDLYIGPNRWTTVTTLGVTNGSIHEMIHVLTQNRLQVCLVKTGDTTPFISSLELRPLNNETYVTQSGSLVAVSRVFFSPTPTFVRYDEDINDRTWVPYIDKNNSVITTNFAVDTSNFYNVPQVVARTAAIPVDESQPLTIDWTLDEATAQSYIYMHFAEIQNLKANETREFNITYNGGQRWYSNFRPPNFSVTTIFNPRAVSSPDGNFSFTFAMTSNSTLPPLINALEIYKVLDLTLLETDQDEVLAMMNIKVTYELSERPSWQGDPCVPQLYRWEGLDCSYPDSEPPRIISLNLTGSNLTGSITSDISKLTQLKELDLSNNDLSGDIPVFFADMKMLTLINLSGNPKVNGSVIPNSLQQRIDSKSLTLILDGNQIPTVKRKNKDVTAVAIAASVAGGFALLVIVAIIFVVTRRKQKSPEASGPESSVTTGNANTETRSSNPSIMTQERKFTYSEVLKMTNNFARVLGKGGFGTVYHGNLDDTQVAVKMLSHSSAQGYKEFKAEVELLLRVHHRHLVGLVGYCDDGDKLALIYEYMANGDLRENMLGKRSSNVLSWETRMQIAVEAAQGLEYLHNGCRPPMVHRDVKTTNILLNERFQAKLADFGLSRSFPIDGESQVMTVVAGTPGYLDPEYYRTNWLSEKSDVYSFGVVLLEMVTNQPVIDKTRVKPHISDWVGFKLTNGDIRSIIDPKLMDDYDANGVWKVIELALACVNPSSNRRPTMPHVVMELNECLAFEVERKHGSQEMYTKNSTEFSPSTASDFSPVAR, encoded by the exons ATGAagtttcttttttggtttttacCTTTCTTGATCAGAGCGTTTGACATTCTTGAATTGGTTCAAGCTCAAGATCAATCAG GATTCATCAGCTTAGACTGTGGTTTGGTGCCTAAGGAGACGAACTATGTGGAGAAGTCAACGAATATAACATACAGATCAGATTTTAATTACATCGAAACTGGAGTGACCAAGAAGATCAATGACGCGTACACGACGCAGTTTCAGCAACAGACTTGGTCCTTGAGAAGCTTTCCTGATGGTCAAAGGAACTGTTACACCTTCAACCTCACAGCCAACCGCAAGTATCTCATCAGGGGAACATTTATCTATGGGAACTATGATGATCTGAATCAACTTCCAATCTTCGATCTTTACATCGGTCCTAACAGATGGACTACTGTTACGACCCTAGGAGTTACAAATGGTTCAATCCACGAGATGATCCACGTCTTAACACAAAACCGTCTTCAAGTTTGTCTTGTCAAGACAGGGGACACAACACCGTTTATTTCATCACTGGAACTTCGTCCATTGAACAATGAAACTTATGTCACGCAAAGTGGATCGTTGGTCGCTGTCTCAAGAGTTTTCTTTTCACCCACGCCAACGTTCGTTAG GTATGATGAGGATATCAACGACCGAACATGGGTTCCATACATAGATAAAAACAATTCCGTAATAACTACCAATTTTGCGGTTGATACAAGTAACTTCTACAATGTGCCACAAGTTGTGGCAAGAACTGCAGCTATACCTGTAGATGAGAGTCAGCCTCTGACTATAGATTGGACCTTGGACGAGGCCACTGCACAgtcatatatatacatgcattTCGCTGAGATCCAGAATCTTAAAGCTAATGAGACAAGAGAGTTCAACATTACTTATAACGGTGGCCAAAGATGGTATTCCAATTTTAGGCCACCAAATTTCAGCGTAACAACTATATTCAATCCAAGAGCTGTGAGTTCTCCTGATGGGAATTTCAGTTTCACTTTTGCCATGACCAGTAACTCAACTCTTCCTCCTCTTATCAATGCCCTTGAGATTTATAAAGTCTTGGACCTTACACTGCTTGAGACAGACCAAGATGAAG TTCTTGCTATGATGAACATCAAAGTAACTTATGAGCTGAGCGAAAGACCTAGCTGGCAAGGTGATCCTTGTGTTCCTCAGTTATATAGGTGGGAAGGTTTAGACTGCAGCTATCCAGACTCAGAGCCACCCCGGATCATATCCTT GAACTTGACAGGGAGCAATTTGACTGGTAGCATAACATCTGATATATCCAAGCTAACACAGTTGAAAGAACT AGATTTATCAAACAATGATCTATCAGGAGACATTCCAGTGTTTTTCGCCGATATGAAGATGTTGACACTCAT AAACTTAAGCGGAAACCCTAAGGTCAATGGCTCAGTGATTCCAAACTCTCTTCAGCAAAGGATTGATAGCAAATCTTTGACACTAAT TTTGGATGGAAACCAGATTCCGACAGTAAAGAGAAAGAATAAAGATGTTACAGCTGTTGCTATTGCTGCGTCAGTGGCCGGCGGGTTTGCACTGCTAGTAATCGTGGCTATCATCTTTGTCGTCACAAGGAGAAAACAGAAATCTCCTGAAG CTTCAGGACCGGAATCATCAGTCACCACTGGTAATGCTAATACTGAGACAAGATCATCCAACCCATCAATCATGACACAGGAACGCAAGTTCACATATTCAGAGGTACTGAAGATGACTAATAACTTTGCGAGAGTTCTTGGCAAAGGAGGGTTTGGAACAGTGTATCACGGAAACTTGGATGACACTCAAGTAGCTGTGAAGATGCTCTCTCATTCATCAGCGCAAGGGTATAAAGAATTCAAAGCAGAG GTGGAGCTTCTTTTAAGAGTTCACCATAGACATTTGGTTGGactagttggatactgtgatgatGGAGATAAATTAGCTTTGATCTATGAATATATGGCAAATGGAGACCTGAGGGAGAATATGTTAG GAAAACGCAGTAGCAATGTATTAAGCTGGGAAACCAGAATGCAAATAGCTGTAGAGGCAGCACAAG GTCTGGAGTATCTGCACAATGGATGTAGGCCTCCTATGGTTCATAGAGATGTGAAAACGACTAATATCTTGTTGAATGAGCGGTTTCAAGCGAAACTAGCCGACTTTGGGCTGTCTAGATCTTTCCCAATAGATGGTGAATCTCAAGTCATGACGGTCGTTGCAGGAACACCTGGTTACTTAGACCCTGA GTACTACAGAACCAACTGGCTAAGCGAGAAGAGTGATGTTTACAGCTTCGGTGTAGTACTTTTAGAGATGGTTACAAACCAGCCTGTGATTGATAAGACCCGAGTGAAGCCTCACATTTCAGATTGGGTTGGTTTCAAACTCACAAATGGGGACATCAGGAGTATTATTGACCCCAAACTTATGGATGACTATGATGCAAATGGTGTTTGGAAGGTTATCGAGTTGGCTCTAGCATGTGTAAACCCGTCTTCGAACCGAAGACCGACCATGCCACACGTGGTGATGGAGCTAAATGAGTGTCTGGCTTTTGAAGTTGAAAGGAAACATGGTAGCCAAGAGATGTACACAAAGAATTCTACGGAGTTTAGCCCATCCACTGCTTCAGATTTCTCCCCTGTAGCGAGATAA
- the LOC108849422 gene encoding probable LRR receptor-like serine/threonine-protein kinase At1g51860 gives MKSLNGFLLFLIMAFAILQSAQSQNQSGFISLACGLEPKSATYTEKTTNITYISDADYIDSGLVGRINDSYEGLFQQQSWTLRSFPKGQRNCYTFNLKENSKYLIRGTFVYGNYDGLNRIPKFDLHIGPNNWTSVTLEGVANASVYEIIHVLTHDRLQVCLIKTGETTPFISSLELRPLNNNTYLTQTGSLKLFARIYFPKIPSSLRYYEDVHDRVWAPYRNNKTVSLSTNLTINTSSGSYDVPQNVANSAVFPANATHPLNIWWNLGHNAPSYIYMHFAEIQNIGSKEIREFNITYNGGKVWESFFRPRKLNIKTIFSRTALSSPDGKFNFTFTMTEKSTLPPLINALEVYTVVENLGLETYQDEVTALMNIKKTYGLSTKISWQGDPCSPKIYRWKGVKCLYLKSDQPRIISLKLAANDLKGAITPDIAGLTQLRELDLSKNDLSGELPDFLADMKLLTVINLKGNPKLNLTIPDSLQQKIDDKTLKLIIDEKSGRKFPLVAVAISVAAGVITLLAIFTICFIVARKKHSEVPSNINSETISTDQSVRKERIFTYSEILKMTNNFVRVLGNGGYGRVYYGSIDGTQVAVKMLFHSSTAQDYNHFKAEVELLVRVHHRHLVGLVGYCDDGDNLGLIYEYMANGDLKENLSGKNGGHVLTWENRMLIAMEAAQGLEYLHNGSVPPMVHRDVKSSNILLNELFEAKLADFGLSRSCPVDGEPYESTVVAGTPGYLDPEYYITNLLSETSDVYSFGVVLLEIITNQAVTDRTREGYHITSWVRFMILEGSIMDIVDPKLMGDFDTNGVWKAIELAMTCVNPIPDYRPTMPHVVMELKECLESEIIRKQGSQSSDES, from the exons ATTTATCAGCTTGGCTTGTGGATTAGAGCCTAAGAGTGCAACCTATACGGAGAAGACAACGAATATAACCTACATATCAGACGCGGACTATATTGACAGTGGATTAGTCGGGAGGATCAATGATTCATACGAGGGACTGTTTCAACAACAGAGTTGGACCTTAAGAAGCTTCCCTAAGGGTCAGAGAAACTGTTACACTTTCAACCTTAAAGAGAACAGTAAATATCTGATCAGAGGGACTTTTGTGTACGGAAATTATGACGGTCTTAATCGGATTCCTAAGTTTGATCTTCACATTGGTCCTAACAATTGGACTTCTGTTACACTTGAAGGAGTAGCAAATGCTTCCGTCTACGAGATCATCCATGTTTTAACACATGACCGGCTTCAAGTTTGTCTTATCAAAACAGGAGAAACGACACCGTTTATATCGTCCTTGGAACTTCGTCCGTTGAACAATAATACGTACCTAACTCAAACTGGATCGTTAAAGTTGTTCGCTAGAATTTACTTTCCGAAGATTCCATCTTCACTCAG gtaCTATGAAGACGTTCATGACAGAGTATGGGCTCCATACAGAAATAACAAAACCGTGTCGTTAAGTACTAATCTCACAATCAATACAAGTAGTGGTTCTTACGATGTGCCTCAAAATGTGGCAAACTCGGCAGTTTTTCCGGCAAATGCTACTCATCCTCTCAATATATGGTGGAATCTTGGCCACAATGCAccatcatatatatacatgcattTCGCAGAAATCCAGAATATTGGCTCTAAAGAAATCAGAGAATTCAACATTACTTACAACGGTGGTAAGGTTTGGGAAAGTTTCTTTAGACCTCGCAAACTCAACATCAAAACTATCTTTAGTCGAACAGCTTTGAGTTCTCCAGATGGGAAATTCAATTTCACTTTTACAATGACTGAAAAATCTACCCTTCCTCCACTTATCAATGCCCTTGAGGTCTATACAGTCGTTGAAAATTTGGGGCTCGAGACATACCAAGATGAAG TTACTGCTTTGATGAACATCAAGAAAACATATGGATTGAGTACAAAAATAAGCTGGCAAGGAGATCCATGTTCTCCTAAAATTTATCGATGGAAAGGCGTGAAGTGCCTTTATCTGAAATCTGATCAACCACGCATTATATCCTT GAAGTTGGCAGCGAATGATTTGAAAGGTGCCATAACACCTGATATAGCTGGCCTAACACAACTAAGAGAACT AGATTTATCAAAGAACGATTTATCGGGAGAGCTTCCAGATTTCCTTGCTGATATGAAGTTGTTGACAGTCAT AAACTTAAAGGGAAACCCTAAGCTCAATCTCACAATTCCAGATTCTCTTCAACAAAAGATAGATgacaaaactttaaaactaat TATTGATGAAAAATCGGGtagaaagtttcctttggtTGCTGTCGCTATATCGGTGGCTGCTGGTGTGATCACTTTACTAGCTATCTTTACCATATGTTTCATTGTTGCAAGGAAAAAACATAGTGAAG TCCCTAGTAACATTAATAGTGAAACGATATCAACCGATCAATCAGTCAGAAAGGAACGAATATTCACGTATTCTGAGATACTAAAGATGACGAATAACTTTGTGAGAGTTCTTGGTAATGGAGGCTATGGAAGAGTGTATTATGGAAGCATAGATGGTACGCAAGTAGCTGTGAAAATGCTCTTTCATTCATCAACTGCTCAAGACTATAACCATTTCAAAGCAGAG GTTGAACTTCTTGTAAGAGTTCACCATAGACATTTGGTGGGACTTGTGGGTTACTGTGATGATGGTGATAACTTGGGTCTGATTTATGAGTACATGGCCAATGGAGATTTAAAGGAGAATCTGTCAG GAAAAAACGGTGGACATGTTCTAACTTGGGAGAACAGAATGCTAATAGCTATGGAAGCTGCACAAG GATTGGAGTATCTACACAATGGAAGTGTACCTCCCATGGTCCATAGAGATGTGAAATCTAGTAACATATTGTTGAATGAGCTGTTTGAAGCGAAGCTAGCTGATTTTGGGCTTTCTAGATCTTGTCCGGTTGATGGTGAACCTTATGAATCAACAGTAGTTGCAGGAACACCTGGTTACTTAGATCCTGA GTACTACATAACAAACTTGCTAAGCGAGACGAGTGATGTGTACAGCTTCGGGGTAGTGCTATTAGAGATCATCACGAACCAGGCTGTGACTGATAGAACCCGAGAGGGATATCACATAACAAGCTGGGTTAGATTTATGATCCTTGAAGGAAGTATTATGGATATTGTTGATCCAAAACTGATGGGAGATTTTGATACAAACGGTGTGTGGAAGGCTATTGAGTTGGCTATGACTTGTGTAAACCCAATCCCCGATTATAGACCGACAATGCCTCACGTTGTGATGGAGCTTAAAGAATGTTTGGAGTCTGAAATTATCAGGAAACAAGGGAGTCAGTCAAGTGATGAGTCATGA